Proteins from a single region of Prinia subflava isolate CZ2003 ecotype Zambia chromosome 10, Cam_Psub_1.2, whole genome shotgun sequence:
- the TMEM69 gene encoding transmembrane protein 69, with protein MFPLIQRCCFNTPLKLQKLTGPSLLLYGKNETTWSSLASCLRRDAHPLSTALSLKPASVYTTKLQTFHTSLPAFKKKTPAEPEAESQKSLESLKDSPKPALYLSLGGLIPFVAVPLAMAVQGAFHPELASAQVAYGAVTASFLGGMRWGFALPENSPAKPDWLNLANGTVPALLACQALLFKDVTQGAVMVMLALGIALHYDISLLPTYPRWFKVLRVVGTMVMVLSLLATVALKAFLEGEQSDDRKIRQSTN; from the exons ATGTTTCCTCTCATACAACGATGCTGCTTCAACACACCTTTGAAA CTGCAGAAGTTAACTGGTCCCAGTCTGCTGCTCTATGGGAAGAATGAGACAACTTGGTCTTCCTTGGCCTCCTGTCTGCGGAGAGATGCGCATCCTCTGTCAACAGCTCTGAGCCTCAAACCAGCATCAGTTTACACAACCAAGCTCCAGACTTTTCacacctctctccctgccttcAAGAAGAAAACCCCCGCAGAACCTGAGGCAGAATCTCAAAAAAGCCTGGAATCACTGAAGGATTCTCCCAAGCCAGCGCTGTACTTAAGCCTGGGGGGGCTGATCCCGTTTGTGGCCGTGCCGCTGGCCATGGCCGTGCAGGGCGCTTTCCACCCCGAGCTGGCCTCTGCTCAGGTTGCCTATGGTGCTGTAACAGCGTCGTTCCTGGGGGGAATGAGGTGGGGGTTTGCCCTCCCGGAGAACAGCCCCGCCAAGCCCGACTGGCTGAACCTGGCTAACGGCACCGTTCCTGCCCTGCTCGCCTGCCAAGCCTTGCTGTTCAAGGATGTCACGCAGGGAGCAGTAATGGTCATGCTGGCCTTAGGGATAGCGCTGCATTATGACATTTCCCTTCTTCCTACTTACCCCAGGTGGTTTAAGGTACTGAGGGTAGTGGGAACAATGGTGATGGTATTATCCCTGTTGGCTACTGTAGCACTGAAAGCTTTCTTAGAAGGGGAGCAAAGTGATGACAGAAAAATACGGCAGAGCACAAATTAA